Within Odontesthes bonariensis isolate fOdoBon6 chromosome 16, fOdoBon6.hap1, whole genome shotgun sequence, the genomic segment TTAAACAAAGGCTCTCTCTTTTTTGTAGAAATGTgttcaaataaataatattagAGGCTTACcttttttctgttgctgtgttaagATGTGGTGAAGGGTTGTCTTAAAGTTAAGAGGAAAACTAAGAAGAATCTTAAGAACTAAGCTTTCAAGAATATCAATTATTCTTAACATCGTTCTTAAGACAAAAGATAACATGAAAGTTAAGAAAAAACTTAAGAATTTTATTTGTGAATATGGAATGTTCTTGGCTTTTTTCTTATGACAAAAGTTAAGATAAAAGTACCAgttaagaactttttttttcttaaaggtagggtaggagatcctggattttgagtccagcgaagctgcattttaaaaatacaccggtaaaaagtcccaacccttttcttcactttccccgaaggcacgcctctagagtacatgaacgcgcacgagcacgaaggtgcacgagcgctgttctgacagcaagcatccatcgttgccgtatttagtatttagtttatgctaactatacgtttaataatgctaggtgctagccaagctggctctagtttagcttcctgccaagcttctggacgcgtaattcgttcacggagcagggtacgcacacagggagggggagggaggagcagattgcagtttgatagacggcatcagtatccaatcattgtgaatggtccgttcacaatgattggatgctgtttttcctagattgtacgtcctagaggccactaaaacttttcatatttgtgtcaaaacttttaattaattggttgcaatgggggtgtgaagagtatttcaagcaatatgtaaaaaaatgttccagaaaaagatcccctaccccgcctttaagaaTGCTTTGTGAATCCGGCCCCAGAACCGGTCTGGATCTGGTCTGGATCTCCTCACCTGTATGAGCGGTTCAGTCCAGACCTTGCTGTCCATCTTCAGGCTGCGTACCTTCGACAGCTTGCTGCTCAGACCTCGATGCTGACCTGAGAATGGAAACACGAACACCAGAAATCAACCAAAGAATCAGGACCTGGCTGTTAGCTTTCCCTCGTGTTCCCCACAGCAGGAGAGTTTCCGTGATCTTCAACCCTCATCCTGCTCACAGCTGGTTTTCCATGCAGCCACTAAAAGTGGAAGCTGCCATGTTTGCGAACTTTGGCCACTGTAGATAACTAATTCTCGAGCTTTAAATTAACATAAAAGGTCCTAATTCATGGTGTATGTTCCCATCTAAGCTGTTTGTTTCAGTTAATATGACTAAAAGTTCATTTGAGCTGATCTGAGAACTGTCAATCAGCGTCCTCAGTGGACATGCTCCCAGCAGCTGAGACTAAACTAAACCTCCTTTCATAGTTTGAAACCtcattttatcatttaatgCTTGGTCAGATGGTTGAGAAGACATTTTATCTGTGATGAGACCAACTCAGAACAGATTTATTTCAGCTTCGTGCAGACTTTAATGTGTTTGCTGAGCAGCTTCAGTGTCAGTACATGTGACTCGGTTCCTCTGGTCCCAGAACTGTTTGATATTTAAATGTTGACACCAGTAAAAGATAGTTTATAACAGCACTAACCACACACGAGGTAAACAGAGAGTTAGGTATCATCTGCAAATTAGTGTATCTGACTGATTCTGGATTCGGTGGCCCAGACTGAGCGGTTATAAAGTAGTGGGCACAGAATGCttccctgaggaactccacaatcAGGATTAATAATGATGAGAAAAATGTGATTTACAAGTTCAGGTTCTCTTCGTTATTAACAGGAATAAGACACACAATCAGCTTCTCTGTAAATGTGCTGGAAGAACATGATCTATTCTTGCTGTAACCTGTGGGCCATCGTACTGCACATCTTCTTCAAACACTGGGaccctccatctttaactcagGACTCAGCTCCTACCTGCACACTTCTGACAGAtgaccagcagcaggttcaccGACGCCCACTCAGGATTGGCTGCTCCACAGTCCCCACACACCTTGTTGAACGGGTTTTCCCAGAGACGCAGCGTCACCTGGCTGCAGGACAGAGCACTGCAGATGGTGGAGGACAAGCTGTTCAACCAGAGGGACAGATCCTTCGATGAGTCCACCGACAGGCTGCAGGTGGGGGTGAGGGTGGGGTCACAGAGAGCAGGGTAAGACACAACGTAAAGATGGCGTCATCCTGTAAAACgtacaggctgtgttcgaaaccgcattctacatactgcatactcatcaatcagacagtatgcagagcgtttacccacaatgcatttcgctcctgcccgagccgaaatcagccggcctgaagctgatttctcttaagctctaaactctgtaaactttagcaacatttgaaacattttcaggtgagaaagtagtcgtttagatccccaacgtgttgaaaacctgacaaaataccggctgtttacaattttgttcccacgaattcggcgctactaaagctagccgcagtgagctaacgcacttcctgttattttcacaaaataaaatacccgttgccttttatcatagggaaagccattaccatacaattggtgcttttgttttgaaaacaggaagtgaacctaccctcgttgtagctagcttgaaactgccgttttgacaggaaatgacgatcggcgacgtcacgttacgttgcatcttgggtagtttgagtatgagtagtaacctcatgatgcatacccaacatttaggagactCTAGtctgcatccgggaacttctgcttactcaaactcgcttaccaactcagaaagttagtatgagaattaggagaagtatgcggtttggaacacagccggAGAGACGGACAGGTGTGTACCTGAAGGTCTTGAACGGCGTGATGAGGCTAAACGAGTGTTTCCCTGTCGGCTTCACGGAGGCCACGGTCAGGGGGATGGAGAAGGAGGCGATGCCCAGCTGGAAGCCCTCCTTGTTGGGATAAATCCACAGACTGTGACCCCACAGGGCAGCATAGACGCGGCTCCGTGTGTCCTTCACTGTGATTGGTCCGTGCAGCTCCGGGGGGGCGGGGCTTGGCTGACCTCGAGTGGCGAGCAGAGATGAGACCCAACCTTCCTGAACCTCTGACGGACAGAAACGTTGgacaggagaggtcaccagGAAACTTATTCAGGTGAAAAACTTTCCAAAGAGGCCAAATTTACTCTGATACGGAACATTGGAAAACAAAATGGTTCCGCAGTCTGTCGGTACAGACCCGGAGCTGATTGGGTCAGCACCAACAGGAGCTGATTGGGTCAGCACCAACAGACCCAGAGCTGATTGGGTCAGCACCAACAGGAACTGATTGGGTCAGCACCGACAGACCCGGAGCTGATTGGGTCAGCACCAACAGCTGATTGGGTCAGCACCGACAGACCCGGAGCTGATTGGGTCAGCACCAACAGCTGATTGGGTCAGCACCGACAGACCCGGAGCTGATTGGGTCAGCACCTGGGGAACCTGCATTCTTACCGCTGTTAACAGCCATGAAGTCGTAATGTTTCTTCCTGAAGTAAACAGAGAATCTGCATTTGTCCTGCGTCTTCACGTTGGTGATGCTGGAAACATGGAACAGCACCTCGCTGAACCGGTCCtggtgaacaaaacaaacacaccctTTAGCTGCCTCAGAGACAGGTGTGCAGAGAGAGACAGGTTCACTTACCGTGCGTTTTTTCCACAAAGACATCAGCTGTCCATCCAGCGTCACCCATAAAACACTGTATCTGATAAAGGAGAAAAAGGGTTTACCACCTGTAGGAGCTAAATGTGTTGTTGGTTCCTGAGTCAAGGGTGTAATGtactctgtatgtgtgtggtgTCGCTGTGCTGTCACCAGGGGGTCTCAGGTGCATATAGAAGTCTCAAGCACTCTTGTTCGTCAGGTGTTTTGACCCGGAAGGGCAAACGGTTTTTGACGCTGTGGCGCGAGGCGCTCGTCGTGCcactgtttgttgtttgtttgtttgtttgttaacaCTTAAGAAAGAATAAATCCACTTGTGGCAACTTCAAAGACGGCGTGGAAATTGATTTAAACACGGTACGAGTGCAGCAAGCCATCCGACGTCAAATGCCTCAGTAGCTCTTGTAATAGACTGAGCTCCTTTAATACCACCAACTatacatccatctatccatccacccacccacccacccacccacccatccatccatccatccatccatccatccatccacccacccacccacccacccacccacccatccatccatccacccatccatccatccatccacccacccacccatccatccatccatccatccacccatccatccatctatccatccacccacccacccacccacccacccacccatccatccaatattccagaagcttttttttcaaacaaagccTTCAGATCTGGTGCTGAAGCAGAGTCTTCCTCATATTTTCTAATATTCTGAGCCGGACCTCCCAGGAGAGAACTTTGGAAACCTTCTTACCTGAAGCCCTTCCAGACATCCAGCCAGTTGGTTCGGACCACGGCGCTCTGAGGAGCTGAACTTCCACCGGATCCTTTCTTCCTGGAAACTCGGATGGTGGCCGTCCTGCAGAACAGGCACACTTTGTGTTGTCAGAGGTTTGTACAGATTCTTAATCATCAAACAGAAAGCAACCAGATGCAaacatgttttctttcattAGACCTTGGTTTATTCAGGCTATAGAGTCTTCAGAAAAAGAATGTACTGTTTATTTTCCTAGAGTTCCTGGCCAAGACAGACAGCAACAGTAACGTTAATATTTCATTACACGAAACAAACAATAAGGCCATCGAAACATCACAAACTAAAGAAAACGCATAAAAATTTGTACTTGTTAGGTTTAAATTCATTTAGCGAGAGCTGCTTACAGCGCTCTGAGCTCTTAAGAATTGTCATCCCTCCCATGAACAGCTAAGGGAATCATAATTCTAAAAATCAAGCTGAAATCTGGTTCACTGCAGCAGAATAAGAGCTGGAACCAGAAAATGTCTATAAACAGTTCATAGGTTCAAACTTATTCAGATGCGTCCCACAATCATCCGGGGGGTGACCACGGACCCTGCCTGAGAGCCTGTGTGCGTTTACCTCGGGGTCCTCTGCTTTGCAGGTTTTTGGGTTCGGCTCGCTTCacgaggggggggtggagctggtCGAGTTGGTATCAGACGTTCTGACTGATTGGAGGAGACTCtacaaaacaacagcacaagCCGTGGGGTCAGCTTCAGGGGCAGAAGGGTtgtagggtaagggtaaggttagggtaagggtaaagGTAAGGGTAaaggtaagggtaagggtaagggtaagggtaagggtaaaggtaagggtaagggtaaaggtaagggtaagggtaaaggtaagagttagggttagggtaaaggtAAGGGTAaaggtaagggtaagggtaagggtaagggtaagggtaagggtaaggttagggtaagggtaaagGTAAGGGTAAAGGTAAGGGTAAGGCTAAAggtaagagttagggttagggtaaaggtAAGGGTAAAGGTAAGGGTAAAggtaagagttagggttagggtaaaggtAAAGGTAAGGGTAaaggtaagggtaagggtaagggtaagggtaagggtaagggtaagggtaaggttagggtaagggtaaagGTAAGGGTAAAGGTAAGGGTAAGGCtaaagggtaagggttagggttagggtaaaggtAAGGGTAaaggtaagggtaagggtaagggttagggataGGGATAGGGTTAGGGATAGGGATAGGGATAGGGATAGGGtaaggttagggtaagggttagggtaaaggtaagggtaaggttagggtaagagtaagggtaagggtaaggataagggatagggttagggtaaaggtaagggtaaggttagggtaaggttagggtaaggttagggtaaggttagggtaagggtaaaggtaagggtaagggtaaaggtaagagttagggttagggtaaaggtaagggtaagggtaagggtaagggatagggttagggtaaaggttagggtaagggtaagggtaagggtaagggtaagggatagggttagggtaaaggtAAGGGTAAAGGTAAGGGTAAggttagggtaaggttagggtaagggtaaaggtaagggtaagggtaaaggtaagagttagggttagggtaaaggtaagggtaagggtaagggtaagggtaagggatagggttagggtaaaggttagggtaaggtaagggtaaggttagggtaagggtaagggtaagggttagggataGGGATAGGCATAGGGATAGGGTAAGGTTAtgggttaaccctaactctaactaaGCAGCAGTTGGGATAATATTGAACATTGTACACACCTGTTGGTACTTCCAGTGGGGTCAGAAGCAGGACCTCCTTCCATTGGTCTGTCAGACTCAGTGGGGGCTGGGATAACTCCTGTTTCGTCCTCCTCATTGGATGAGTCGGTGTCAGCTTCCTCCTGGTTGGTCCAACAGGCCAGAACGGTGACATACGGATTTTCTTCTTTCGTGGTGTGgggtgatggagatgaagctgGAACCAGAACGAACCAGAATCAGAAAGACAGCAGAAGGATGAAGAGCAGCGAGAGACAAAAAACAGCTGTACCTTCGGCAGTTTCCTCAGAGGCAGTCATGGCGCCCTCTGCAGGTGGAAGGCTGAGTCCTGGAGTCTGGTCCAAAGATGCCGTCACCAGGAGTGACAGCGCTCCAACATCTGGACACGTTCAGGAAAGCACGGAGAGGAGGGTGTGACTGTATGGTCAACACTGTTAGTGGGTTGTTGCAGGTTAGAGCGCCACCTGGTGTGGAAATCATGAGCTCAGCCTAAAACCAGTCTGTCTAAAGTCAAGTCCACCAACCGGCAACATTATCCGTTTCCATGGTACCTGAGGTGAGACTGAGCTACAGTTTCTGACATAAACATAAACTTTGATATTCTTTTTAATGCCGGCACTTCAAACGAGAAAAATCTAGACAGCTTGGTCGATGTAGAACTAGGGTTGCAAAGGTTTCCGGTAAATTTCCATAGGAAGTTAAGTTTGGGAATTTTccaatattatatatattccatattggaaactttccatgggaataATGGGGAATTATGGGAAATAATGGGGAATTTAGGAGAACTAACTGGGAATATTTTATATCcaagcataaatataaacagaagtcataagaaaacatccatacaaaatgtcttcaacagatatttcaacagatttatttgtaagtAGAGTAGAACACGTTCTAATTACTTGTTTCatggatgaacaaaaacaggagtGTTGGGTTCAATATTATCCATCCTCTAACCCCACTCATTtaaaaatgccccccccccatccaAAAATCTCCACAAAGTCCCATtcaaaatgttaaatgaaaaatgcccccccccaaaaaaaacgtCCCATTAAACATGCAAATCTTCCTCAGTCAATAGACTCTTCCTGGGCCTCATCAACATCCAACAACAGCATGGATATTCAAGTGGATTTGAATGGCATCTGTTTGTTTTAGTCAAGATTATGCTAAAATATACTTTCCTCAACTATATTCAAGTTCCCTAGAAGAGCCAACCTTCAATTTAGAAAATGTATTCCCATAAATTCCCGTTAATTCCCACGGAAAGTTTCCATCTTTGAAAATTCCGGGAATTTTGCAACCCTGTGTAGAACCAGTAAAAACTAAAATACCTTTAACCAGTGATGACCCATGAGTTGCTAACTGGTCATAAATGGGATACCTTAGGGAGCTAATGTGAGAACTAAAGTAAAATCACATGCCGGAGTCGTGGAAGTCAGCTGATTGATTGGTTGCTCTACCTATGTGATCAGCCTCCATTACTGATGCGGGGCGAAGTTCACCAGATGAAAGGGGCGGGGCTGAGGGCGAGGGGCTGACAGCAGGATTAGCAACACTGCTAACAACCCCTGCTAAACTGGATATGTTAGCCAGCGAGCTAACGATGCTGTCCAGGTTTGCAGCAGGTGTGCAGGGGTCCCGGTTCAGCACAGGTGCAGCAGGTGTAGCCACTGCATCAGCGGCCTCTGCTAAGTCGGGTATGTGTGCGGAGATGCTGTTCGCCATGCTGTCGATAGAGGGCGGCGCCGGCGGCGCTGGGGGCacagagggggcggggccttCAATGGCAGTGGCCACTCCAGCCAGTGACGGGATGTTGAAGGCGATGATGTCAGTGATTCTGGACAAAGTTGGAAAGTCATCCTGGTTGGGAGCAGGGAGGCAGATGGGGAGCAGCATCCTGACCTGGGGGGGTAAAACAGAGGGGCATCAGTATCTGCTGACAGGGGGGGGGGTAAAACAGAGGGGCATCAGTATCTGCTGACAGGGGGGGGGGTAAAACAGAGGGGCATCAGTATCTGCTGACAGGGTGGGGCAGCGGTCGGGCAACATGGAGGGTTTTTATTTAAGTTGATTGGGATTGGAtccacactctcagaaaataaaggacagaattgtacctttaggggtatgATGGCTTGTCAGGTCTCTCAGGTGAAGCAGAGAAAACCAGATGAACGGGTTCTAGATAATCTGTAGAAGAGTTCTAACAAACCAGTTTGACTGTTCACACTGAGGACATGTCAGGAAACCATCTGGATCCACAGGTTTTACTGGGAAAGAGCCAACGTGACTCATTTAAAGTGTCGGAGGGGGAATTCAGCAGAAGTTCAGTGTTTGTTCCAGTTATCAGATGTTCCACCGCAGATTTGTCTGATCCATAATCAGCGTCATCTGACCACAGGAGTCGTTTCTCCTGTTAGATTAagtctggaagcagctgaaagtTCAACATTTCAACGTTTTTCTGTTCGTTCCTAAATCAGATCAAAGACTTAAAGGCTTATTCTGAttctttttggcttttttttctgcccatttttaaaactcgtcttaaaacccatttttattccctggcttttaacccagcatgagactctgtttctgttattgtttttattgttttaatattgttgttgtttattgttgtttttacattgttcttgtgttttatgcctcgtattttgtgttgtacagcactttgttaaaaggctatataaataaagttgagttgagttttgAATGAGCGGCAGCTTCTGAACGGTCATGCTTTTAGATTTAGCATCTTACGTAAAGTTTCAGGATAAAAACGGGTTGTTGCTCAGATGATGATGTAACTGTTGATGAACCTGAACCTTTCTTACATCATCTCTGAGTGTTACAGAAGCCTCTGAGCCAGGTGAGTTTTACCAGGTGTACGGATAGTCtgctgtttgtttctttgtttctttatttgtttcaaaTCTGTACACAGAACAGAGTTTCACAATTAGCGACAACGCTGCGATTTGAAAAGGGGATGGAGGAAGCTTTGTTTTTAATATTCCAACCCTCACTCAACcgctcacaacaaaacaaacataaaaacacaattcacTATAATAActctcaacacaaacacaggacaaagacagagacacagacaggcccAGACAAACTCCAACCCTACACCCCTCTCCCACAGAATATACATgtgcatatacatacatacaaatgtgtacacatacacatttacacacatacacacatatatacacaaaaTAAgtatattaattaattaattaattaattaattaaaaaacagaGAACATGTCACATCATACTACATCAGTAGTGGTAGTTGTAGCAGCAAGAGTAGTACtagtttaaaaaatattaaaaaaaaaataaaaaataataataaaataaaaaataaaactaccaATAGTTAATAGAATAGGTTTTTGGGCATCAGTCACTCTCCTCCTGGTATTTCTTTTGAACATTATTTTAAACTTTACCAAATTTGTACAGGTTTTTGTTTCCTCTGTTCCATAATGTGACTCCCCTCACCGAAATACACATAGATTTCAGGGTTTAACAGCTGACCACGTCATGTGACCACATCATGTGACCACGTCATGTGACCACGTCATGTGACCACATCATGTGACCACGTCATGTGACCACGTCATGTGACCACGTCATGCGACCACGTCATGCGACCACGTCATGCGACCACATCATGTGACCACGTCATGTGACCACGTCATGTGACCACCTCATGTGACCACGTCATGTGACCACGTCATGTGACCACGTCATGTGACCACATCATGTGACCACATCATGTGACCACGTCATGTGACCACGTCATGTGACCACGTCATGTGACCACATCATGTGACCACGTCATGTGACCACATCATGTGACCACGTCATGTGACCACATCATGTGACCACATCATGTGACCACATCATGTGACCACGTCATGTGACCACGTCATGCGACCACATCATGTGACCACATCATGTGACCACGTCATGTGACCACATCATGTGACCACATCATGTGACCACATCATGTGACCACATCATGTGACCACGTCATGTGACCATGTCATGTGACCACATCATGTGACCACATCATGTGACCACATCATGTGACCACATCATGTGACCACGTCATGTGACCACGTCATGCGACCACATCATGCGACCACATCATGTGACCACGTCATGTGACCACGTCATGTGACCACGTCATGTGACCACATCATGTGACCACGTCATGTGACCACGTCATGTGACCACATCATGTGACCACGTCATGTGACCACATCATGTGACCACATCATGCGACCACATCATGTGACCACATCATGTGACCACATCATGTGACCACGTCATGTGACCACGTCATGTGACCACGTCATGTGACCACATCATGCGACCACATCATGTGACCACATCATGTGACCACCTCATGTGACCACGTCATGTGACCACGTCATGTGACCACATCATGTGACCACATCATGTGACCACGTCATGTGACCACATCATGTGACCACATCATGTGACCACGTCATGTGACCACGTCATGTGACCACATCATGTGACCACATCATGTGACCACGTCATGTGACCACGTCATGTGACCACATCATGTGACCACGTCATGTGACCACGTCATGTGACCACGTCATGTGACCACGTCATGTGACCACGTCATGTGACCACGTCATGCGACCACGTCATGTGACCACGTCATGTGACCACGTCATGCGACCACGTCATGCGACCACATCATGTGACCACGTCATGTGACCACGTCATGTGACCACGTCATGTGACCACATCATGTGACCACATCATGTGACCACATCATGTGACCACGTCATGTGACCACATCATGTGACCACATCATGTGACCACGTCATGTGACCACATCATGCGACCACGTCATGCGACCACGTCATGTGACCACATCATGTGACCACATCATGTGACCACATCATGAGACCACATCATGTGACCACGTCATGTGACCACATCATGTGACCACATCATGTGACCACGTCATGTGACCACATCATGCGACCACGTCATGTGACCACGTCATGTGACCACATCATGTGACCACATCATGCGACCACGTCATGTGACCACGTCATGTGACCACATCATGTGACCACATCATGTGACCACATCATGTGACCACGTCATGTGACCACGTCATGTGACCACATCATGTGACCACATCATGTGACCACGTCATGTGACCACGTCATGCGACCACATCATGTGACCACGTCATGTGACCACGTCATGGGACCACATCATGTGACCACGTCATGTGACCACATCATGTGACCACGTCATGTGACCACATCATGTGACCACGTCATGTGACCACGTCATGCGACCACATCATGTGACCACATCATGTGACCACGTCATGTGACCACGTCATGCGACCACATCATGTGACCACATCATGTGACCACGTCATGTGACCACGTCATGTGACCGCATCATGTGACCGCATCATGTGACCACGTCATGTGACCACATCATGTGACCACATCATGTGACCTgttctgtgggtgatgatgtgTGTACCTGCACTCAGGTGAACTCCATTAGAGAGGACTGGCTGCTGATCTTCATCCATCCCATCTCTGAAACACAAACCTTCAGCTGATCTTCGGTCTGCAGACTTCAGATTCATGTTCTCTAGGATCAcaggtgacctttgacctcaccTGTCCAGAGAGGAGGTGGAGCTCCGACTGCCCCTGGTGTAGCAGGACCGAGGCTTCGGgacgggaggaggaggaggagtcatctgcagctcatccaaaCACCGACTGGGACGCGTCAGACTGGGGatagaaacagaaaatgttcaaagatCCAAAACAAGTTTCAGTCCCTGGATTCTGATTGGTTACTGTGGCCAGTGACCGATCCAATAAGAATTAGATCATCAATAACTGCTGTCAGCTGATGAGGATCAGTCAGAAGTCCTGAACCTgaccctgaacctgaacctgaacctgaccctgaacctgaccctgaccctgaccctgaacctgaccctgaacctgaccctgaccctgaccctgaacctgaccctgaacctgaccctgaccctgaccctgaacctgaccctgaacctgaccctgaacctgaacctgaacctgaccctgaacctgaccctgaacctgaacctgaacctgaccctgaacctgaccctgaacctgaacctgaacctgaacctgaacctgaacctgaacctgaacctgaacctgaccctgAACACTCAGCCCTCCTGTGACATCTGTAACAGAGTTGTAGTGAATTTCTGATCCTGACATCACCATAAAGCCGGTTTCAGATCAACAGAAAACATGTGATTATGAATCTACAGTAACTCATACCATCAAAGCATCAAAGCACCAAAATATAAAAGCATCGAACCATCGAAACATCCAAGCATttaggtttacctgtagtttaacacaatacttccataaggtttacctgtggtttaacacaatacttccataaggtttacctgtagtttacctgtagtttacctgtggtttaacacaatacttccataaggtttacctgtagtttacctgtggtttaacacaatacttccataaggtttacctgtagtttacctgtggtttaacacaatacttccattaggtttacctgtagtttacctgtggtttaacacaatacttccataaggtttacctgtagtttacctgtggtttaacacaatacttccataaggtttacctgtagtttaacacaatacttccataaggtttacctgtagtttacctgtagtttaacacaatacttccataaggtttacctgtagtttaatataatacttccataaggtttacctgtagtttactgtggtttaacacaatacttccataaggtttacctgtggtttaaaacaatacttccataagggttacctgtagtttaacacaatacttccataaggtttacctgtagtttaacataatacttccat encodes:
- the LOC142401781 gene encoding arf-GAP with Rho-GAP domain, ANK repeat and PH domain-containing protein 1 isoform X2, encoding MLLPICLPAPNQDDFPTLSRITDIIAFNIPSLAGVATAIEGPAPSVPPAPPAPPSIDSMANSISAHIPDLAEAADAVATPAAPVLNRDPCTPAANLDSIVSSLANISSLAGVVSSVANPAVSPSPSAPPLSSGELRPASVMEADHIDVGALSLLVTASLDQTPGLSLPPAEGAMTASEETAEASSPSPHTTKEENPYVTVLACWTNQEEADTDSSNEEDETGVIPAPTEVSSNQSERLIPTRPAPPPPREASRTQKPAKQRTPRTATIRVSRKKGSGGSSAPQSAVVRTNWLDVWKGFRYSVLWVTLDGQLMSLWKKRTDRFSEVLFHVSSITNVKTQDKCRFSVYFRKKHYDFMAVNSEVQEGWVSSLLATRGQPSPAPPELHGPITVKDTRSRVYAALWGHSLWIYPNKEGFQLGIASFSIPLTVASVKPTGKHSFSLITPFKTFSLSVDSSKDLSLWLNSLSSTICSALSCSQVTLRLWENPFNKVCGDCGAANPEWASVNLLLVICQKCAGQHRGLSSKLSKVRSLKMDSKVWTEPLIQLFVTYGNRLANQVWAPAVPAAEQLSPESTDVERSKFIQDKYSRGRYRRVHALASSVSMMDQRLCQVVCSKDVEETMSLICSGAKVCPSDPQSPAPILLAERANQALQTELLRLNEYTEVPPHQPPSAKRRLDPALSVQEEEALHGKLEEDRFLFSLENDSAACDVLDLREVLSVFLKDGENHQFELVTLSDQLICDADDKEALLSHLVHILKVILPGGVSYAEVGGASAVSTVCVVEVGGASDLSDAWLLLWEEGVSIYPVDRHSWQPLKIELSSLSHHEMDPSENMITMVTSDRSVSLRFEEPHSCHTWYSHLQRALTNQGPAPQRPAAANRSSAHQALYPVVDAGFRGSVPPAIERCISHITTYGLKVEGVYRRCGLVSKVGRLVDSLMTSPNSAPLESDEQGVLDTGSALKQYVRQQLTLIPPGERQQWLQAAGVSDERCRFKEYRRLLRKLPDDNKATLNTLFGHFYMIQVFSQVNKMSAQNLAVVLVPSLFQAMSQDLIRLTREFIIHHTLLFLTPEEGQDEDEAEEQITAL
- the LOC142401781 gene encoding arf-GAP with Rho-GAP domain, ANK repeat and PH domain-containing protein 1 isoform X1, with the protein product MLLPICLPAPNQDDFPTLSRITDIIAFNIPSLAGVATAIEGPAPSVPPAPPAPPSIDSMANSISAHIPDLAEAADAVATPAAPVLNRDPCTPAANLDSIVSSLANISSLAGVVSSVANPAVSPSPSAPPLSSGELRPASVMEADHIDVGALSLLVTASLDQTPGLSLPPAEGAMTASEETAEASSPSPHTTKEENPYVTVLACWTNQEEADTDSSNEEDETGVIPAPTESDRPMEGGPASDPTGSTNRVSSNQSERLIPTRPAPPPPREASRTQKPAKQRTPRTATIRVSRKKGSGGSSAPQSAVVRTNWLDVWKGFRYSVLWVTLDGQLMSLWKKRTDRFSEVLFHVSSITNVKTQDKCRFSVYFRKKHYDFMAVNSEVQEGWVSSLLATRGQPSPAPPELHGPITVKDTRSRVYAALWGHSLWIYPNKEGFQLGIASFSIPLTVASVKPTGKHSFSLITPFKTFSLSVDSSKDLSLWLNSLSSTICSALSCSQVTLRLWENPFNKVCGDCGAANPEWASVNLLLVICQKCAGQHRGLSSKLSKVRSLKMDSKVWTEPLIQLFVTYGNRLANQVWAPAVPAAEQLSPESTDVERSKFIQDKYSRGRYRRVHALASSVSMMDQRLCQVVCSKDVEETMSLICSGAKVCPSDPQSPAPILLAERANQALQTELLRLNEYTEVPPHQPPSAKRRLDPALSVQEEEALHGKLEEDRFLFSLENDSAACDVLDLREVLSVFLKDGENHQFELVTLSDQLICDADDKEALLSHLVHILKVILPGGVSYAEVGGASAVSTVCVVEVGGASDLSDAWLLLWEEGVSIYPVDRHSWQPLKIELSSLSHHEMDPSENMITMVTSDRSVSLRFEEPHSCHTWYSHLQRALTNQGPAPQRPAAANRSSAHQALYPVVDAGFRGSVPPAIERCISHITTYGLKVEGVYRRCGLVSKVGRLVDSLMTSPNSAPLESDEQGVLDTGSALKQYVRQQLTLIPPGERQQWLQAAGVSDERCRFKEYRRLLRKLPDDNKATLNTLFGHFYMIQVFSQVNKMSAQNLAVVLVPSLFQAMSQDLIRLTREFIIHHTLLFLTPEEGQDEDEAEEQITAL